A stretch of the Candidatus Methylomirabilota bacterium genome encodes the following:
- a CDS encoding TlpA disulfide reductase family protein → MPARLGGEHVRLTPAAVERALGWSLRPEGLCRGTACIPLPAGSPAADPDGLDLAELAALLARPLALDVQERAAYLGVAAPQRSAALASLEAPDFALPDLGGRLHRLSEHRGAKVLLVAYASWUGCRLDLPVWQATYEELRGYGFTVITVALDKSPEDARPWIEAARPSHPSLIDTAHHLADLYNIVNVPTVLWIDERGRIVRPNDVAFGSDTFRHLTGLDAQRHLQALRAWVRGEAAPRPDAEVRALQSLPTPADQEARAEFGLGRWLHEQGRPEAAARHFERGGELAPHDFTIRRGTMPMRGIDPMGPEFRAMWAAWAAAGHSYYRPLPDTGGSLA, encoded by the coding sequence GTGCCCGCCCGGCTCGGAGGCGAGCACGTGCGCCTCACCCCCGCAGCCGTCGAGCGGGCCCTGGGCTGGAGTCTCCGGCCCGAAGGACTGTGTCGGGGCACCGCCTGCATCCCGCTGCCGGCGGGCTCGCCGGCGGCCGATCCCGACGGGCTCGACCTGGCCGAGCTGGCGGCACTCCTCGCGCGGCCGCTCGCCCTCGACGTCCAGGAGCGCGCGGCCTACCTCGGCGTGGCGGCGCCCCAGCGAAGCGCCGCGCTCGCCTCGCTCGAGGCGCCCGACTTCGCGCTCCCCGACCTCGGGGGCCGGCTCCACCGGCTCTCCGAGCACCGCGGGGCCAAGGTGCTCCTCGTCGCCTACGCGTCGTGGTGAGGGTGCCGCCTGGACCTGCCGGTCTGGCAGGCCACCTACGAGGAGCTCCGGGGCTACGGCTTCACCGTGATCACGGTCGCGCTCGACAAGAGCCCCGAGGATGCGCGCCCCTGGATCGAGGCGGCCCGGCCGTCGCACCCCTCGCTGATCGACACCGCCCACCACCTGGCCGACCTCTACAACATCGTCAACGTCCCCACCGTGCTCTGGATCGACGAGCGCGGCCGCATCGTCCGGCCGAACGACGTCGCCTTCGGGAGCGACACCTTCCGACACCTGACGGGACTCGACGCCCAGCGGCACCTCCAGGCGCTGCGCGCCTGGGTCCGCGGGGAGGCGGCCCCGCGGCCCGACGCCGAGGTGCGCGCCCTCCAGTCGCTCCCGACGCCGGCGGACCAGGAGGCGCGGGCCGAGTTCGGTCTCGGCCGGTGGCTTCACGAGCAGGGCCGCCCGGAGGCCGCCGCCCGGCACTTCGAGCGGGGCGGGGAGCTGGCCCCGCACGACTTCACGATCCGCCGCGGGACGATGCCCATGCGCGGGATCGACCCCATGGGCCCGGAGTTCCGGGCGATGTGGGCGGCGTGGGCCG